ATATCGATCTGCTCTATCAGCACCGGGTTGATCGGGCTGTGCCCATGGAAGATGTCGCCGGCACGGTCGGTGAGCTGGTCAAAGAGGGTAAGGCTCGCTACTTCGGACTTTCCGAGGCCGGGGTCGCCAACATCCGCCGTGCTCACGCCGTTTTTCCGGTCTCGGCCCTGCAGAGTGAATATTCCCTATGGGAACGGAATCTTGAGCCGGAGATCATTCCACTGCTGAAGGAACTGGGCATCGGTCTGGTGCCGTTCAGCCCCCTAGGGCGGGGGTTTCTGACCGGAACCGCCAAACGGGCGGAAGAGTATCCGGCCACGGATCACCGCCACGGTGATGCCCGCTACCAGGGGAAGAACTTCGATACTAACCAGAAGGCCGCGGCCATCGTGCAGTATCTTGCCAATGAAATGGGGGTGATTTCAGGGCAAGTGGCGCTGGCCTGGCTGCTTGGCAAAGGGGAGAACATCGTGCCGATTCCCGGGACCAAGCGCCGTTCCCACCTGGAGGAAAATCTGGCTGCGGTCAACCTGCGCCTTGATGGCGAGCAAATGGCGCGTCTTGATATCGCCCTGGATCCGCGACATATTGTCGGACAGCGTTATCCGGATGACGGCATGGCGACCATTGACCGCTGAGCCATGATCTGTGCGGAATCCGGGCAACCAGCCTGTTGTCTTTTTGATTGAGACATGAAGAAATCCTGCTAACGGGTCGATAAGAGAAACAGGTTCCCCTACCATTGGCTGCGGATGTACCTTAATCGCAACAGGACGACCTTGAAGATTAGACTTTAACGATCTGTTAATCAGATCGAGTTAGCCGCTATTGAAAACCGGGTTTGGGAAATTCAATCTTCTTGCAAAGGCTGGAATCGGGAGTTTTCTATGACAATTATCGGCTGGAAAGAAGTTTATGAGACGGGGATTTTGGCCCTGGATAACGAGCATCGCGAACTTGTGGCCGCGGTGAATCAGCTATTTGAAGCAGTTCGGGATAAGCGCGGAGATGAAGTGTTGACTGAAACCCTGGGCAAGCTTGAAGATTACGTGCTCAAGCACTTCAAGAATGAAGAAAGGTTGTTGGAGCAATATAAATATCCCGATATCGAAAATCATCGGCAGGCTCATGCCGAATTGATGGCAGCGGTTGTGGAAATGAAAGAGCGATCCTCTGCGGAGAAGGAAACTCTGGCTAAAGATCTTCTTAAACTCCTGAGGATATGGATTTTGGATCACATTGTTGAAGTTGATAAAAAATACGGCCCCTTTTTGGAGGCCCGTGCCGGTCGGTTCGTAAAATAGGAATAACAACAGCTCAGAGCTTGAGCGTCATCCCCGGATTTTCTGGAAGAGGGTTGTTATGGATCTTTTTCAATGGAACGAAGCGTTCGAAATCGGATTTTCTACCATCGATGAGCAACATCACCACTTATTTGATGTCACGAATCAATTTGGAGTTCTGCTCGCAAAGGATGGTGTTATCCCTCAAGACACCGATGCTCTTTTGGAAGA
The Pelobacter seleniigenes DSM 18267 DNA segment above includes these coding regions:
- a CDS encoding aldo/keto reductase; the protein is MTSIKRKLGSQGLEVSAIGLGCMPMSQSYGPADEQESIATLHRAIELGCNFFDTAEVYGPFANEELLGRAFKDRRDKVLIATKFGYKFADGKRVGKETNSSPAGIRKAVEGSLRRLQTDHIDLLYQHRVDRAVPMEDVAGTVGELVKEGKARYFGLSEAGVANIRRAHAVFPVSALQSEYSLWERNLEPEIIPLLKELGIGLVPFSPLGRGFLTGTAKRAEEYPATDHRHGDARYQGKNFDTNQKAAAIVQYLANEMGVISGQVALAWLLGKGENIVPIPGTKRRSHLEENLAAVNLRLDGEQMARLDIALDPRHIVGQRYPDDGMATIDR
- a CDS encoding bacteriohemerythrin, coding for MTIIGWKEVYETGILALDNEHRELVAAVNQLFEAVRDKRGDEVLTETLGKLEDYVLKHFKNEERLLEQYKYPDIENHRQAHAELMAAVVEMKERSSAEKETLAKDLLKLLRIWILDHIVEVDKKYGPFLEARAGRFVK